From the Clostridium sp. Marseille-P299 genome, one window contains:
- a CDS encoding carbohydrate ABC transporter permease, whose translation MEKSHVVYSRRTKVLRALLFLILLVIALVTLYPVIYIILGSFKENNELLLGGTNLLPKKFIFDNYKQAWEKANFANYTVNSLIISLGVMFLSITVTTMAGYVFARKNFKGKELLYSLFVAFMFVNVGSVSLRPLFELAVKVKMNQSLISIILISAGMGQATYIFLVRGYMNTLSKEIDEAAKIDGCTFFQIYYKIIFPLLKPVIATIGLLSFRTGWNEYIMPLVFTMSNDKLRPLTVGVVMLKNSGDGTAAWNLMFAGSTISIIPIIVLYMFTSRYFMSGLTAGAVKG comes from the coding sequence ATGGAAAAGTCACATGTAGTCTATTCGAGAAGGACAAAAGTATTAAGAGCTTTGCTCTTTCTTATCCTTCTTGTAATTGCATTGGTTACTCTGTACCCTGTTATTTATATTATTCTTGGTTCTTTTAAGGAAAATAACGAATTGTTATTAGGTGGAACTAATTTATTACCAAAGAAATTCATTTTTGATAACTATAAACAGGCGTGGGAAAAGGCAAACTTCGCTAATTATACTGTAAATAGTTTAATTATAAGTCTTGGAGTTATGTTTCTTTCCATTACTGTCACAACGATGGCAGGATATGTATTTGCAAGAAAGAATTTTAAAGGGAAAGAATTATTATATAGTCTATTCGTTGCGTTTATGTTTGTTAATGTAGGTAGTGTTAGTCTTAGACCTCTTTTTGAACTTGCAGTTAAAGTAAAAATGAACCAATCCTTGATTAGTATTATTCTTATTTCTGCCGGAATGGGACAAGCAACCTATATTTTCTTAGTTCGTGGGTATATGAATACCTTATCGAAAGAAATAGATGAAGCAGCTAAAATTGATGGATGTACTTTTTTTCAGATTTATTATAAAATCATTTTTCCATTACTTAAACCAGTAATTGCCACAATCGGACTTTTATCTTTCCGTACGGGTTGGAATGAATACATAATGCCATTGGTATTTACTATGTCAAATGATAAACTTCGTCCTTTAACAGTAGGCGTTGTTATGTTAAAGAACAGTGGCGATGGTACTGCTGCATGGAACTTAATGTTTGCGGGATCTACCATTTCAATTATTCCAATTATTGTTCTTTATATGTTTACAAGCCGTTACTTTATGAGTGGATTAACTGCAGGAGCTGTGAAAGGATAA
- a CDS encoding carbohydrate ABC transporter permease: MKKKLSFRERMKRANSRGDFAAILMLLPAVFLLAVISIYPFFWLLRYVCYDYNGFTAYFIGAKNFTRMFHDAVFWRSVLHTFEYAIMKLVIIIPLSLLLAVLLNQKIKGSGLFRGIYFMPTVISAAVYSLIFGFIFAVYNGVLNAYLNKLGMIHSPIDWLGSTSIVMISIIIVAVWGGFGNYMILFMSGISSISEDVYESCKIDGANGVQSFFHITLPMLSPVLKVILMLAITTALKDYESILVLTNGGPNSRSEVMFSYIYKLIFGSQTTPQIGYATVLSLMAALIIGVITAIYMFLARKLDNVV, from the coding sequence ATGAAAAAGAAATTGAGTTTTAGAGAACGAATGAAGCGAGCAAATAGCAGAGGCGATTTTGCGGCTATATTGATGCTATTGCCAGCAGTGTTTTTACTTGCAGTTATTTCTATCTATCCTTTTTTCTGGCTACTTCGATATGTATGTTATGATTACAACGGATTTACAGCTTATTTTATAGGTGCTAAAAATTTTACAAGAATGTTCCATGATGCGGTATTTTGGCGTAGTGTACTCCATACCTTTGAATATGCAATTATGAAGTTGGTTATTATCATTCCATTATCTTTACTTTTAGCAGTTTTGCTAAATCAAAAAATTAAGGGTAGCGGTCTTTTTAGAGGAATCTATTTCATGCCTACAGTAATTAGTGCAGCCGTATACAGCCTTATCTTCGGTTTTATATTTGCGGTTTACAATGGTGTATTAAATGCATATTTAAATAAATTAGGAATGATACATTCTCCAATTGACTGGCTTGGCAGTACTTCCATAGTTATGATTTCTATTATTATCGTTGCAGTATGGGGTGGATTTGGTAACTATATGATTCTTTTTATGTCTGGTATTTCCAGTATTTCTGAGGATGTTTATGAAAGCTGTAAAATAGATGGGGCAAATGGTGTACAATCTTTCTTTCATATTACACTTCCAATGTTAAGCCCAGTTTTAAAAGTAATTTTAATGCTAGCGATTACGACTGCATTAAAAGATTATGAATCTATTTTAGTATTAACCAATGGTGGACCAAACAGTAGATCAGAAGTTATGTTTAGCTATATATATAAATTAATCTTTGGATCCCAGACAACACCTCAAATTGGTTATGCGACTGTTTTAAGTCTCATGGCAGCTTTGATCATCGGAGTTATTACAGCAATTTATATGTTTTTGGCAAGAAAGTTAGATAATGTAGTCTAA